In Streptomyces sp. NBC_01707, a genomic segment contains:
- a CDS encoding ROK family transcriptional regulator: protein MTARPANAHQARLLRLLRDGGPNSRAQLGDQIDLSRSKLAVEVDRLLETGLVVADGLAASRGGRRSHNIRLAPALRFLGVDIGATSIDVAVTNAELEVLGHLNHPMDVREGPVAIFEQVLSMAAKLRASGLAEGFDGAGIGVPGPVRFPEGVPVAPPIMPGWDGFPVREALSQELGCPVMVDNDVNLMAMGEQHAGVARSVGDFLCVKIGTGIGCGIVVGGDVYRGTTGSAGDIGHIQVEPDGRACACGNRGCLEAHFSGAALARDAEDAARTGQSQELAARLEAAGRLTAADVAASAAAGDATSLDLIREGGNRVGQVIAGLVSFFNPGLVVIGGGVTGLGHTLLASVRTQVYRQSLPLATGNLPIVLGELGPTAGVIGAARLISDHLFSPA, encoded by the coding sequence ATGACTGCACGACCCGCGAATGCGCATCAGGCGCGACTGCTCCGGCTGTTGCGCGACGGCGGGCCCAACTCACGGGCACAGCTGGGGGATCAGATCGATCTCTCCCGCTCCAAGCTCGCCGTCGAGGTGGACCGGCTGCTGGAGACCGGACTTGTCGTGGCCGACGGACTCGCCGCCTCCCGCGGTGGGCGTCGCTCGCACAACATCCGGCTCGCTCCCGCACTGCGCTTCCTCGGCGTCGACATCGGCGCCACATCGATCGATGTGGCGGTCACCAACGCGGAGCTGGAGGTCCTGGGCCACCTCAACCACCCCATGGACGTACGCGAAGGACCTGTAGCCATCTTCGAGCAGGTGCTGTCCATGGCGGCCAAGCTCCGGGCCTCCGGGCTCGCGGAAGGCTTCGACGGCGCCGGCATCGGTGTACCCGGACCGGTCCGCTTCCCCGAAGGCGTACCGGTCGCACCCCCGATCATGCCCGGCTGGGACGGCTTCCCGGTCCGCGAGGCGCTCAGCCAGGAACTGGGCTGCCCCGTCATGGTCGACAACGACGTGAACCTGATGGCGATGGGGGAGCAGCACGCGGGCGTCGCACGCTCCGTGGGCGACTTCCTCTGCGTCAAGATCGGTACCGGCATCGGCTGCGGCATCGTCGTCGGCGGCGACGTGTACCGCGGTACGACGGGCAGCGCCGGCGACATCGGGCACATCCAGGTCGAACCCGACGGGCGCGCCTGCGCCTGCGGCAACCGGGGTTGTCTGGAGGCCCACTTCAGCGGTGCGGCACTGGCCCGCGACGCCGAGGACGCGGCGCGCACGGGACAGTCGCAGGAGCTCGCGGCCCGACTGGAGGCGGCCGGCCGGCTCACCGCCGCCGATGTGGCCGCCTCGGCGGCCGCCGGTGACGCGACCTCGCTCGACCTGATCCGCGAGGGCGGCAACCGGGTCGGCCAGGTCATCGCCGGACTCGTCAGCTTCTTCAACCCCGGACTGGTGGTGATCGGGGGCGGCGTGACCGGCCTCGGCCACACGCTCCTCGCCAGCGTCCGGACCCAGGTCTACCGGCAGTCCCTGCCGCTGGCCACCGGAAATCTTCCCATCGTGCTGGGCGAGTTGGGACCGACCGCCGGAGTCATCGGCGCAGCCCGGCTCATCAGCGACCACCTGTTCTCACCGGCCTGA
- a CDS encoding MarR family winged helix-turn-helix transcriptional regulator, with the protein MDMPLDQIEFETMLLGRYMHLLTYRGSGRLDRSAYILLSRIQAEGPLSISQLSDAFGLDTSTLNRQTAAMLRAGVVERIPDPEGGIARKFAITAEGKRRLDSDRAQNVNGLAHVLAEWTPEEAAQLAHCLGRLNRDIERLDGRPWPRD; encoded by the coding sequence GTGGACATGCCCCTTGACCAGATCGAGTTCGAGACCATGCTTCTCGGCCGGTACATGCATCTGCTCACCTATCGGGGCAGCGGGCGACTCGACCGCAGCGCCTACATCCTCCTCAGCCGCATCCAGGCCGAGGGTCCGTTGTCCATCAGTCAGCTCAGCGACGCCTTCGGTCTGGACACCTCCACCCTCAACCGCCAGACCGCCGCCATGCTGCGAGCCGGTGTCGTCGAGCGCATCCCCGACCCCGAGGGGGGCATCGCCCGCAAGTTCGCCATCACCGCCGAAGGCAAGCGCCGCCTGGACAGCGACCGGGCCCAGAACGTGAACGGGCTGGCGCATGTGCTGGCCGAGTGGACACCTGAGGAGGCGGCCCAGCTCGCGCACTGCCTCGGGCGCCTCAACCGCGACATCGAACGCCTCGACGGCCGCCCCTGGCCCCGCGACTGA
- a CDS encoding MFS transporter, with the protein MDSPQPAARSGGVVGILAFAGIVAAITQTLVVPLIAELPKLLDTSASNASWVITATLLAAAVTTPVAGRLGDMYGKRRMLLTSLIPLIAGSVVCALSSSVVPMIAGRGLQGLGMGVVPLGISLLRDVVPAEKLGSSIAIMSASMGVGGALGLPFAAAIAENSSWRVLFWVVAALALAVGTLIWVFVPGDRENNASGGFDLLGAIGLGSALICLLLAVSKGADWGWGSGTTLGLFAAAVIVLLVWGRWELRISDPLVDLRVTARPQVLMTNAASILVGFAMYAQSLVVPQLLQLPEATGYGLGQSMLAMGLWMAPAGLMMMIMSPIGAKLSAAKGPKVTLAVGSLIIGIGYGISLPLISSGSTWSLLAVTIVCNTGVGFAYGAMPALIMGAVPQSETASANSFNTLMRSIGSSVSAAVIGVVLAQLTTDFGGYALPSENGFRIAMLIGCGVGLAAAVVASLIPVRAAAQPGSTVSQHPASEATEAEVKA; encoded by the coding sequence GTGGACAGTCCCCAGCCCGCAGCACGCTCAGGCGGTGTTGTCGGCATCCTCGCCTTCGCGGGCATCGTGGCCGCGATCACGCAGACCCTGGTGGTGCCGCTGATCGCGGAACTGCCGAAGCTGCTCGACACCTCCGCGTCGAACGCCTCATGGGTGATCACCGCCACGCTGCTGGCCGCCGCCGTGACGACGCCTGTCGCCGGGCGCCTCGGCGACATGTACGGCAAGCGACGCATGCTGCTGACCTCTCTGATTCCGCTGATCGCGGGCTCGGTGGTCTGCGCCCTGTCGTCCTCCGTCGTCCCGATGATCGCCGGTCGCGGTCTGCAGGGCCTGGGCATGGGCGTGGTGCCCCTGGGGATCAGCCTCCTGCGCGACGTGGTGCCCGCCGAGAAGCTCGGCTCGTCCATCGCGATCATGAGTGCGTCCATGGGGGTGGGCGGCGCACTCGGCCTGCCCTTCGCCGCCGCGATCGCCGAGAACTCCAGTTGGCGGGTGCTGTTCTGGGTCGTCGCAGCCCTGGCCCTGGCCGTCGGCACGCTGATCTGGGTCTTCGTGCCCGGGGACCGCGAGAACAACGCCTCGGGCGGCTTCGACCTTCTCGGTGCCATCGGCCTGGGCAGCGCACTGATCTGCCTGCTGCTCGCCGTCTCCAAGGGCGCCGACTGGGGCTGGGGAAGCGGCACCACACTCGGCCTGTTCGCCGCCGCCGTCATCGTGCTGCTGGTCTGGGGCCGGTGGGAGCTGCGCATCAGTGATCCGCTGGTCGACCTGCGGGTGACCGCCCGCCCCCAGGTACTGATGACCAACGCGGCCTCGATCCTGGTCGGGTTCGCGATGTACGCCCAGTCCCTGGTCGTGCCCCAGCTGCTCCAGCTGCCCGAGGCCACCGGCTACGGCCTGGGCCAGTCGATGCTCGCCATGGGCCTGTGGATGGCGCCGGCCGGCCTGATGATGATGATCATGTCGCCGATCGGCGCCAAGCTCTCCGCCGCCAAGGGCCCCAAGGTCACCCTGGCCGTGGGCAGTCTGATCATCGGCATCGGCTACGGCATCTCCCTGCCGCTCATCAGCTCCGGCTCCACCTGGAGCCTGCTGGCCGTGACCATCGTCTGCAACACGGGCGTCGGCTTCGCCTACGGCGCCATGCCGGCCCTCATCATGGGTGCGGTCCCGCAGTCGGAGACCGCGTCCGCCAACAGTTTCAACACCCTGATGCGTTCGATCGGCAGCTCGGTCTCGGCCGCCGTGATCGGTGTGGTCCTGGCCCAGCTGACCACCGACTTCGGTGGTTACGCCCTGCCTTCCGAGAACGGCTTCCGCATCGCCATGCTGATCGGCTGCGGCGTGGGTCTCGCGGCCGCGGTCGTTGCTTCCCTCATCCCCGTGAGGGCGGCGGCACAACCGGGGTCCACCGTTTCCCAGCACCCGGCCTCCGAGGCGACCGAGGCCGAGGTCAAGGCCTGA
- a CDS encoding GntR family transcriptional regulator, with product MLSTGLPQGAVPKLERPGPLRERVYEALLELITTRALRPGQHLVESELAGHLGVSRQPVREALQRLNTEGWVDLRPAQGAFVHEPTEEEADQLLSVRTLLEAEAARLAAANSGTAGIAALEELCAKGEQAVADDDVDLAVATNAAFHAKVMELAGNVVLAELAGQVDRRVRWYYTPVARQRGTQSWIEHRALIAAISSRDEQRATEIMRTHTEHTRKTYHQREEA from the coding sequence ATGTTGTCCACAGGACTGCCGCAAGGGGCTGTGCCGAAGCTGGAACGGCCCGGTCCGCTGCGTGAGCGTGTCTATGAGGCGCTGCTCGAACTGATCACCACGCGTGCGCTTCGGCCCGGCCAGCATCTGGTCGAGAGCGAACTCGCGGGACACCTCGGCGTGTCCCGGCAGCCGGTGCGCGAGGCGTTGCAGCGGTTGAACACCGAGGGCTGGGTCGATCTGCGGCCCGCGCAGGGCGCGTTCGTCCATGAACCCACCGAGGAGGAAGCGGACCAGCTGCTGTCGGTCCGTACGCTCCTGGAGGCCGAGGCCGCCCGGTTGGCCGCGGCCAACTCGGGCACGGCCGGTATCGCCGCGCTCGAAGAGCTCTGCGCCAAGGGTGAGCAGGCCGTCGCCGACGACGATGTGGATCTCGCCGTTGCCACCAATGCCGCGTTCCACGCCAAGGTCATGGAACTGGCGGGCAATGTCGTCCTCGCCGAACTTGCCGGGCAGGTGGACCGCCGGGTCCGCTGGTACTACACCCCGGTGGCCCGTCAGCGCGGCACCCAGTCCTGGATCGAGCACCGTGCACTGATCGCGGCAATCTCCTCGCGGGACGAACAGCGGGCCACGGAGATCATGCGGACGCACACGGAACACACGCGCAAGACGTACCACCAGCGCGAAGAGGCCTAG
- a CDS encoding beta-ketoacyl-ACP synthase III, translated as MTGSRVVALGHYQPAKVLTNDDLAAMVDTSDEWITSRVGIKTRHVGGPDEPVDEMAAHAAAKALATAGLLPTDIDLVLVATSTAMDRSPSMSARVAARLGMGSPAVMDINVVCSGFTHALATADHAVRAGAATRALVIGADKMADIADWTDRSTCVLLGDGAGAAVVVADPQGDADAAPGIGPVLWGSVPEMGRAVRIEGTPPRFAQEGQSVYRWATTQLPPIARKVCDRAGVAPEDLAAVVLHQANLRIIEPVARKIGAVNAVIARDVVDSGNTSAASIPMALSKLVERGEVESGAPVLLFGFGGNLSYAGQVIRCP; from the coding sequence ATGACCGGCTCACGTGTCGTGGCGCTCGGCCACTATCAGCCCGCCAAGGTGCTCACCAACGACGACCTGGCGGCCATGGTCGACACCAGCGACGAGTGGATCACCAGTCGCGTCGGGATCAAGACCCGCCATGTGGGAGGCCCTGACGAGCCGGTGGACGAGATGGCGGCGCACGCGGCGGCCAAGGCGCTCGCCACGGCCGGTCTGCTCCCCACCGACATCGATCTGGTCCTCGTCGCGACCTCCACCGCCATGGACCGGTCACCGAGCATGTCGGCGCGGGTCGCCGCCCGACTCGGCATGGGTTCGCCGGCCGTGATGGACATCAATGTCGTCTGCTCCGGCTTCACCCATGCCCTCGCCACCGCGGATCACGCCGTCCGGGCGGGCGCCGCGACCCGTGCGCTGGTGATCGGCGCCGACAAGATGGCCGACATCGCCGACTGGACCGACCGCTCCACCTGCGTCCTGCTCGGCGACGGCGCGGGCGCCGCGGTCGTGGTCGCGGATCCGCAGGGTGATGCGGACGCCGCGCCCGGAATCGGTCCCGTGCTGTGGGGTTCGGTGCCGGAGATGGGGCGTGCGGTGCGGATCGAGGGGACGCCGCCGCGCTTCGCCCAGGAGGGGCAGTCCGTCTACCGCTGGGCCACCACTCAACTGCCGCCCATCGCGCGCAAGGTGTGCGATCGGGCCGGGGTCGCCCCCGAGGATCTCGCTGCGGTGGTACTGCACCAGGCCAATTTGCGGATCATCGAACCGGTCGCCCGGAAGATCGGTGCGGTCAACGCCGTCATCGCCCGCGATGTGGTGGATTCGGGCAATACGTCCGCCGCTTCCATCCCCATGGCGCTGTCGAAGCTGGTCGAGCGGGGGGAGGTCGAGAGCGGTGCTCCGGTGCTGCTTTTCGGGTTCGGTGGAAATCTTTCGTACGCGGGTCAGGTGATCCGCTGCCCCTGA
- the fdhD gene encoding formate dehydrogenase accessory sulfurtransferase FdhD: MGRVTERRRTIRIRDGVVSTRPDTLVAEEPLEIRLNGRPLAITMRTPGDDFALAAGFLVSEGVIGDGSEVQSIVYCAGATADGVNTYNVVDVKLAPGVQVPDITLERNVYTTSSCGLCGKASLDAVRTTTRHPIADAPPVRVEPALLSALPDRLRESQRVFDRTGGLHAAALFTETGELLDIREDVGRHNAVDKLVGRALTDNRLPLSRAILLVSGRASFELAQKAVMAGIPMLAAVSAPSSLAVDLAAETGLTLVGFLRGPSMNVYAGDHRIALEATVGQG, encoded by the coding sequence ATGGGACGGGTCACCGAGCGTCGCCGCACCATTCGCATCCGGGACGGGGTGGTCTCCACCCGCCCCGACACACTTGTCGCCGAGGAGCCTCTGGAGATCCGGCTGAACGGCAGGCCGCTGGCGATCACGATGCGTACGCCGGGCGACGACTTCGCACTGGCGGCGGGCTTCCTCGTCAGCGAGGGAGTGATCGGTGACGGCTCCGAGGTGCAGTCGATCGTGTACTGCGCGGGGGCCACGGCCGACGGCGTGAACACGTACAACGTGGTGGACGTGAAGCTCGCGCCCGGCGTACAGGTCCCCGACATCACGCTGGAGCGCAACGTCTACACCACGTCGTCCTGCGGGCTGTGCGGCAAGGCGAGCCTCGACGCGGTCCGCACCACGACCCGGCACCCGATCGCCGACGCTCCGCCGGTCCGGGTGGAGCCCGCGCTGCTCTCGGCGCTCCCCGACCGGCTGCGCGAGTCGCAGCGGGTCTTCGACCGGACCGGGGGTCTGCACGCGGCGGCGCTGTTCACCGAGACGGGGGAACTCCTCGACATCCGGGAGGACGTCGGTCGGCACAACGCGGTCGACAAGCTCGTCGGCCGGGCCCTGACCGACAACCGGCTGCCGCTGTCCCGGGCGATTCTGCTGGTGTCGGGGCGGGCCTCGTTCGAGCTGGCCCAGAAGGCGGTGATGGCCGGGATCCCGATGCTCGCCGCGGTCTCGGCGCCGTCGTCGCTCGCCGTCGATCTGGCGGCCGAGACCGGACTGACCCTGGTCGGCTTCCTGCGGGGTCCGTCCATGAACGTGTACGCGGGTGACCACCGCATCGCCCTGGAGGCGACGGTCGGCCAGGGCTGA
- a CDS encoding bile acid:sodium symporter family protein — protein sequence MSRRTLKLPSWLPIDPYILALIGTVAVAALLPASGAAADVADGASTGAVALLFFLYGARLSTAEALDGLKHWRLHLTVLICTFVAFPLLGLAGGSLVPYVLTPQLYSGFLFLCLVPSTIQSSIAFTSIARGNVPAAICAGSFSSLAGIFLTPLLAAALLGNSGGGFSADALLKIGVQLLLPFVAGQLLRRWIGGFITRHKKVLGYVDRGSILLVVYAAFSEGMVAGIWHQVTPARLGALLVAEGALLALMLALTWYGAKRLGFDRGDRIAIQFAGSKKSLASGLPMASVLFGAHASLAVLPLMLFHQMQLMVCAVIAKRRSRDRLDRLDPQQGRQERSVTPASGAAAEEPVAVG from the coding sequence ATGAGCCGCCGCACCCTGAAGCTGCCGTCCTGGTTGCCGATCGACCCGTACATCCTGGCGCTGATCGGCACCGTCGCGGTTGCGGCGTTGTTGCCCGCGTCCGGGGCCGCCGCGGATGTGGCGGACGGTGCGTCGACCGGAGCGGTCGCCCTTCTCTTCTTCCTGTACGGCGCCCGCCTCTCGACCGCCGAGGCGCTCGACGGACTCAAGCACTGGCGGCTCCATCTCACCGTCCTGATCTGCACGTTCGTTGCGTTCCCGCTGCTGGGCCTGGCGGGCGGGAGCCTGGTTCCGTACGTCCTGACGCCCCAGCTCTACAGCGGCTTCCTCTTCCTCTGCCTCGTTCCTTCGACCATCCAGTCGTCGATCGCGTTCACCTCGATCGCCCGCGGCAACGTCCCGGCGGCGATCTGCGCGGGCTCCTTCTCCTCGCTCGCAGGGATCTTCCTCACCCCGCTGCTCGCCGCCGCGCTGCTCGGCAACAGCGGTGGCGGATTCTCGGCGGACGCACTGCTGAAGATCGGGGTCCAGCTGTTGCTGCCGTTCGTCGCCGGGCAGTTGCTGCGCCGCTGGATCGGCGGATTCATCACCCGCCACAAGAAGGTGCTCGGCTATGTCGACCGGGGCTCGATCCTGCTGGTCGTCTACGCCGCGTTCAGCGAGGGCATGGTCGCCGGCATCTGGCACCAGGTCACCCCGGCCCGGCTCGGCGCGCTGCTCGTCGCCGAAGGGGCGCTGCTCGCGCTGATGCTCGCACTGACCTGGTACGGGGCGAAGCGGCTCGGTTTCGACCGGGGCGACCGGATCGCCATTCAGTTCGCCGGTTCGAAGAAGAGCCTGGCCTCGGGGCTGCCGATGGCGAGCGTGCTCTTCGGGGCGCACGCGAGCCTGGCCGTGCTGCCGCTGATGCTCTTCCATCAGATGCAGCTGATGGTGTGCGCGGTGATCGCGAAGCGTCGCTCGCGCGACCGGCTCGACCGGCTCGACCCGCAGCAGGGGCGCCAGGAGCGGTCCGTGACTCCGGCGAGCGGTGCGGCGGCGGAGGAGCCGGTGGCGGTGGGCTGA